From Ananas comosus cultivar F153 linkage group 2, ASM154086v1, whole genome shotgun sequence:
atatatatatatatatatatatatatatatatatatagcctacATGTATATCTCCATCAAACAAATCATGCCATAGTTTTCATACAGTAAAGGGAAATATACTACATTGTACAAAAGCCTCCCCACCCCTCCTTCCACGTTACCTTACCTTACATTCCAACACACTTGGAAGTGAGAATCTAACCAAGTAGTTAAGAGAGCCGGAAAAAACTAAAacgtgagaagaagaagaagaagaagaagaagaagaagaagaagagcagcaGTTGATTGGATTCATAGGCCGAGGGCGCCGAGCGGGGTCTTGCCCTGGCCGGCCTCGAAGTAGAAGATGAGCATGGCGAGCATGGCGATGCGGGCGTGCTTGATCTCCGCGAGCTTCAGCCGCTCCAACTTCTCGGTATCGGGCACGTAGACTCCGTTCTGCAGCGTCCCCGCGAGGCACAGGGGGTCGAAGAACTTGCCCCCCGGGTATCCCTGCTCGCCGGTGGCGTTGGCGAAGTTCTCGGCGGTGCGCGACCACGGGGTGGCCCACTCCACGGCCTGGGACTCGGGGTTGAAGAAGTCGACCCAGCGCTTGGACTCGACCCAGCCCATGAGCAGCAGCTGGGTGCCAAGGAGGGAGCCGAAGGAGAAGGGCGCCACCGCGCCCGGGTCGGCGCCGGCCTCGAACCAGGGGATGCCGCTCCACGCCTGCCCCACGAAGATGCCCACCACCGCC
This genomic window contains:
- the LOC109706787 gene encoding chlorophyll a-b binding protein CP24 10A, chloroplastic; protein product: MAMASTSAAVLQSLSSPFVAGSRRSLLNAAMASKSAAAAGNSRRLLVVAAAAQKKSWIPAVKSDSEFINPPWLDGSLAGDYGFDPLGLGKDPAFLKWYREAELIHGRWAMTAVVGIFVGQAWSGIPWFEAGADPGAVAPFSFGSLLGTQLLLMGWVESKRWVDFFNPESQAVEWATPWSRTAENFANATGEQGYPGGKFFDPLCLAGTLQNGVYVPDTEKLERLKLAEIKHARIAMLAMLIFYFEAGQGKTPLGALGL